The Episyrphus balteatus chromosome 4, idEpiBalt1.1, whole genome shotgun sequence genome includes a window with the following:
- the LOC129918971 gene encoding uncharacterized protein LOC129918971, translating to MAVKNHMNLTNLNLPIFIATRNRIKKHYFSEVLSYITKTWKNNHVLCFEDEFEDDQTVEHFGIEIENQQRENPSSSSKINKNPQSGKSWQLAPNRYTIPSDFGSCKKGIKWSLQKRTPNLKRDGKLKNQATFYKISESLLEKSRNKCNCHKGKFLTDLRNRKPTTRFMISNPITCWRNKNDPGPTTYFVGIFEKPSFKKVPQKHIAPYKFLRYSCVPENVRLRLIGTSSFKPGPGRYELFDDENSLQVSLFVQKQKRLQFRRLHFKRIVFPKQNLLRRHIFGYGFTRLFKGSSTTSSKRLISKKKSHRHVNHEIRMFPSFEYIKMITNPDRKFVSLRTEEELPETLNPLRFNCLIKVHKRRQLRDNKKVVFGSGVPRFKDADISIHRNQCKPPPLINLPVMTINRKNIKTKLDFIPERLRPFYESNRMQPFKFQPIPPVKLLLDENEVHPDRETRLEMYSKELDPKLFFRTTS from the exons ATGGCTGTTAAAAATCACAtgaatttaacaaatttaaacttgCCAATATTTATAGCAACTc gtaatagaataaaaaaacattatttttcggAAGTCTTATCCTACATTACTAAAACCTGGAAGAACAACCATGTCTTATGTTTTGAAG ATGAATTTGAAGATGATCAAACAGTTGAACATTTTggcattgaaattgaaaatcagCAAAGAGAAAATCCATCTTCTTCCTCAAAAATCAATAAGAATCCACAATCTGGAAAGTCTTGGCAATTGGCGCCCAATAGATATACCATCCCAAGTGATTTTGGTTCTTGTAAGAAGGGTATTAAATGGTCACTTCAAAAAAGAACACCAAATCTCAAAAGAGATGGCAAATTGAAAAACCAAGCTACATTCTATAAAATTTCGGAAAGTTTGTTggaaaaatcaagaaataaatgcAATTGTCACAAGGGAAAATTTTTAACag atCTGAGAAATCGAAAGCCAACAACAAGATTTATGATAAGTAATCCAATCACATGCTGGCGAAACAAAAATGATCCAGGGCCAACAACTTATTTTGTGGGAATATTTGAAAAACCTAG ctttaaaaaggTTCCTCAAAAACATATTGCACCTTATAAGTTCCTTCGATATTCCTGTGTTCCGGAAAATGTACGACTGCGACTTATAGGGACATCATCATTTAAACCAGGTCCAGGAAGATATGAACTGTTTGATGACGAAAATTCCCTCCAAGTTAgcctttttgttcaaaaacaaaaacgcttGCAATTTCGACGACTTCATTTCAAACGAATAGTCTTTCCCAAACAAAACCTTTTAAGACGGCACATATTCGGATATGGCTTTACAAGACTCTTTAAAGGGTCATCCACTACAAGTTCGAAAAGGTTGATTTCGAAAAAGAAATCTCATCGACATGTTAATCATGAAATTCGAATGTTTCCAAGTTTTGAGTATATCAAGATGATAACTAATCCGGATCGTAAATTTGTATCCCTACGAACAGAAGAAGAACTACCTGAAACTTTGAACCCTTTGCGATTTAATTGTTTAATAAAAGTTCACAAACGTAGGCAATTACGTGATaacaaaaaagttgtatttGGTAGTGGAGTGCCAAGATTCAAAGATGCTGATATTTCAATTCATCGAAATCAATGTAAGCCTCCTCCATTGATTAATTTGCCCGTGATGACAATTAATcgtaaaaacattaaaacaaaactcGATTTTATTCCGGAACGCTTAAGACCATTTTATGAAAGTAATCGTATGCAACCGTTTAAATTTCAACCTATTCCACCTGTTAAGTTACTATTGGATGAGAATGAAGTTCATCCAGATCGAGAGACACGTTTAGAAATGTATTCCAAAGAACTTGATCCAAAACTGTTTTTCAGAACTACATCGTAA